In Chryseobacterium oranimense, a single window of DNA contains:
- a CDS encoding RNA polymerase sigma factor: MTQETFKNTVFILKDEMYRFAKRFVMSSDEAEDVVQDLMVKFWQKKEELGQFGNLKSYALKSVRNECLNRLKHHDVKLGFADLQLHRSELYSMDINNLKEHIIGFINQLPEKQKMVIHLKDVEEYEVSEISEMLEMEENAVRVNLMRARQKVKEQISQLMSYEQRSISE, from the coding sequence ATGACCCAGGAAACTTTCAAGAATACGGTGTTTATTCTCAAAGACGAGATGTATCGTTTTGCGAAAAGATTCGTTATGAGCAGTGATGAGGCAGAAGATGTGGTGCAGGACCTGATGGTAAAATTCTGGCAGAAGAAAGAGGAGCTCGGGCAGTTTGGAAATTTAAAATCCTACGCTTTGAAATCCGTCCGGAACGAATGCCTGAACCGGCTGAAGCACCACGATGTGAAGTTGGGATTTGCAGATTTGCAGCTTCACCGCTCGGAATTGTACAGCATGGACATCAATAATCTGAAGGAGCATATTATAGGATTTATCAACCAGCTCCCCGAAAAACAGAAAATGGTAATCCATCTGAAAGACGTAGAAGAATATGAGGTCTCGGAAATCTCCGAAATGCTGGAAATGGAAGAAAATGCAGTCAGGGTAAACCTGATGAGGGCGAGACAAAAAGTAAAAGAACAAATATCACAACTGATGAGCTATGAGCAAAGATCAATTTCAGAATAA
- a CDS encoding DUF4252 domain-containing protein, with translation MKKIFIIFALAFSHFFTMYGQRDKFDMLFDRYQEVEGVTSIKIAKPMFGMLSSLNIDDSQLDQIKPLLSKINGLKILITENPENANTTEGRKVQDNLARLSKDVSVYLKNLNYNEIMSVNNSGAKIKFLSSDAKDGILDDLLLSIDGGKGENILVMLDGKLSMDDVNKIINSSETKTNPVTNLRNSLTSDNTSSYLNGEARNVGEFSGINVSTGVNVVFKQESPTNVKVIADADKLQYIITKVENGILKVYVDNKGTKSLKFKNLSVNISSPRMDNIKVSSGANFNVVNSIKENNLTIDVSSGANVKGDFRIDNTLDVGTSSGANIRAGVTAGTITVKASSGSNTAIEGKADSGVIDVSSGALFKADELRLNNLQAEATSGANLSVNVSTRLKVKASSGGLVKYKGRPEIESNISKTSGGALKPID, from the coding sequence ATGAAAAAAATATTTATAATATTCGCGCTCGCTTTTTCCCACTTCTTTACCATGTATGGTCAGAGGGATAAATTCGACATGCTTTTCGACAGATATCAGGAAGTGGAAGGGGTTACCTCCATTAAAATTGCAAAACCCATGTTCGGAATGCTCAGCAGTCTTAATATTGACGATTCCCAGCTGGATCAGATTAAGCCCCTGCTTTCGAAGATTAACGGATTGAAAATCCTTATTACAGAAAATCCTGAAAATGCCAATACCACGGAAGGACGTAAGGTTCAGGATAATCTTGCCAGACTAAGCAAAGACGTTTCTGTATATTTAAAAAACCTTAACTACAACGAAATCATGTCCGTTAATAATTCAGGGGCGAAGATTAAATTTCTTTCTTCTGATGCAAAGGACGGAATATTGGATGATCTTTTACTGAGTATCGACGGAGGAAAAGGAGAAAACATTCTGGTAATGCTGGATGGAAAGCTTTCTATGGATGATGTGAATAAGATCATCAATTCCAGCGAAACCAAAACCAATCCTGTAACCAACCTGAGAAACAGCCTTACTTCTGATAATACCTCCTCATATCTTAACGGCGAAGCAAGAAACGTAGGTGAATTCTCCGGAATTAATGTAAGCACTGGTGTTAACGTGGTTTTCAAACAGGAAAGCCCTACCAACGTAAAAGTGATCGCCGATGCGGATAAACTCCAGTACATCATCACAAAGGTTGAAAACGGGATATTAAAAGTCTATGTAGATAATAAAGGAACAAAGAGCCTCAAGTTTAAGAACTTAAGCGTTAATATTTCTTCTCCGAGAATGGATAATATCAAAGTGTCTTCAGGGGCTAACTTCAACGTAGTGAATTCTATAAAGGAAAATAATCTGACTATTGATGTATCGTCAGGAGCTAACGTAAAAGGAGATTTTAGGATCGACAATACATTAGATGTCGGCACTTCATCCGGAGCAAATATCAGGGCGGGAGTTACAGCGGGAACTATTACAGTAAAAGCATCAAGCGGATCCAATACCGCCATTGAAGGGAAAGCAGATTCCGGAGTTATAGACGTCAGCAGCGGTGCACTTTTTAAAGCCGATGAATTGAGATTGAATAATCTTCAGGCAGAAGCAACATCAGGAGCAAACCTGTCTGTGAATGTCTCTACCAGACTGAAGGTAAAAGCTTCATCAGGAGGATTGGTAAAATATAAAGGAAGACCGGAAATAGAATCCAATATCAGCAAAACATCAGGAGGAGCCCTAAAACCTATCGACTAA
- a CDS encoding DUF4252 domain-containing protein: MKTLKNIFLGTFILWMLQSCLPSGRPNMDFVRQSEYDFKGAKFVSFNVPVFMAKPFIKKALREDGESEEVINLIKKVSKIKIMTVDNGNKDMLNEYSKYLNNNDFEEWATIKHNGENVNVRVKQNGETIKNMMITVNSDKELVFVDVRGNFTANDISKMINAATDK, encoded by the coding sequence ATGAAAACTCTAAAAAACATTTTTCTAGGAACCTTTATATTGTGGATGCTTCAGTCCTGTCTGCCTTCAGGAAGACCGAATATGGACTTTGTCAGACAGTCGGAGTATGATTTCAAAGGAGCAAAATTTGTCAGCTTCAATGTTCCTGTATTTATGGCGAAACCTTTTATTAAGAAAGCTTTGAGGGAAGATGGCGAAAGTGAAGAGGTGATCAATCTGATCAAAAAAGTTTCCAAAATAAAAATAATGACGGTAGATAACGGGAACAAAGACATGCTGAACGAATATTCCAAATACCTGAACAATAATGACTTTGAAGAATGGGCTACCATAAAGCACAATGGTGAAAACGTCAATGTAAGAGTAAAACAGAACGGTGAAACCATTAAAAATATGATGATCACGGTAAATTCAGATAAAGAACTTGTATTCGTGGATGTTAGGGGAAATTTTACAGCAAATGATATTTCAAAAATGATTAACGCGGCTACAGATAAGTAA
- the guaB gene encoding IMP dehydrogenase, whose translation MSIHNKIVETAITFDDVLLVPSYSEVLPNQVSLKSRLTDKITLNVPIVSAAMDTVTEGDLAIALARVGGLGFIHKNMTIAEQAAQVNRVKRSENGMISDPVTLSKDHTLAQAKETMAKYKISGLPVVDADNVLIGIITNRDVKYQENLDMKVEEIMTKDNLITSDKNTNLEKAKEILLKNRVEKLPIVDKDNKLVGLITIKDIDNQLEYPNANKDENGRLIVGAGVGVGEDTLDRIAALVKAGVDIIGIDSAHGHSKGVLDKIAEIRRTYPDLDIVGGNIVTAEAAKDLIEAGANVLKVGVGPGSICTTRVVAGVGVPQLSAIYNVYEYAASKNVSVIADGGIKLSGDIVKAIASGAGAVMLGSLLAGTDEAPGEEIIFQGRKFKSYQGMGSLSAMKRGGKERYFQSEAKKFVPEGIEGRVPHKGKLEDVIFQLTGGLRAGMGYCGAKDIEALQKDTKMVMITGSGLKESHPHDVIITQEAPNYSL comes from the coding sequence ATGTCTATTCATAACAAAATTGTAGAGACAGCCATCACTTTCGATGACGTTCTTCTAGTCCCTTCTTATTCAGAAGTTTTACCTAACCAGGTATCATTAAAATCAAGACTTACCGACAAAATTACGCTGAATGTTCCGATAGTTTCTGCTGCGATGGACACAGTTACTGAGGGAGATCTCGCTATTGCCCTGGCAAGAGTAGGAGGTTTGGGTTTTATTCACAAAAACATGACGATCGCTGAGCAGGCAGCACAGGTAAACCGTGTAAAACGTTCAGAAAACGGAATGATCTCCGATCCTGTTACCCTTTCCAAAGATCATACTTTGGCCCAGGCAAAGGAAACTATGGCCAAATATAAAATTTCCGGCCTTCCTGTAGTGGATGCTGACAATGTATTGATCGGAATTATCACCAACAGGGATGTAAAATATCAGGAAAACCTCGATATGAAGGTTGAAGAGATCATGACCAAAGACAATCTGATCACTTCTGATAAAAATACCAATCTTGAGAAAGCAAAAGAAATTCTTCTTAAAAACAGAGTTGAAAAACTTCCTATCGTAGATAAAGACAACAAATTAGTTGGATTGATTACCATTAAAGATATCGACAATCAGCTGGAATATCCGAATGCCAATAAAGATGAGAACGGACGCCTTATCGTAGGAGCCGGAGTAGGAGTAGGGGAAGATACTTTAGACAGAATAGCTGCTCTGGTGAAGGCCGGAGTAGATATCATCGGTATCGATTCTGCTCACGGACATTCAAAAGGAGTTCTGGATAAAATTGCCGAAATCAGAAGAACATACCCGGATCTTGATATCGTAGGCGGAAATATCGTAACGGCTGAAGCGGCAAAAGATCTTATTGAAGCCGGAGCAAATGTTCTTAAAGTAGGAGTAGGACCAGGTTCTATCTGTACAACCAGAGTAGTTGCCGGAGTGGGTGTTCCGCAGTTATCTGCTATTTATAACGTATACGAATATGCAGCATCCAAAAACGTAAGTGTTATTGCTGATGGTGGAATCAAGCTTTCCGGAGATATTGTAAAAGCTATTGCAAGTGGTGCAGGAGCAGTGATGCTGGGATCTCTTTTAGCGGGAACTGATGAAGCACCGGGAGAAGAAATTATTTTCCAGGGAAGAAAATTCAAATCTTACCAGGGAATGGGAAGCCTTTCCGCCATGAAGAGAGGAGGAAAAGAAAGATATTTCCAGAGTGAGGCTAAAAAATTCGTTCCGGAGGGAATCGAAGGAAGAGTGCCACACAAAGGAAAATTAGAAGATGTGATCTTCCAGTTAACCGGAGGTTTAAGAGCCGGTATGGGCTACTGTGGAGCTAAAGATATTGAAGCTTTGCAAAAAGACACAAAAATGGTAATGATCACCGGAAGCGGATTAAAAGAATCCCATCCACACGATGTAATCATCACTCAGGAAGCTCCGAATTATTCTTTGTAA
- a CDS encoding zinc-dependent metalloprotease, with protein MKKTFLYGAMLCSLSLVAQQQQQQKICGFEQELQLQDRTMPGIRQMFDKIIGNIQAERQANPLSAAKGMVNGVYEIPVVVHVIEGNNPSFTRTDAQIQQWLENANQMYAGTYPWPANGLPADFGTSAVFPIKLVLAKRDPNCSATTGIVRYNGSTLSGYNTSGMAYQTTNGASRAAIKGLAPHWPEASYFNIYVITTFDGSTTPNSGLMGFAAFPNNLDANYESFMKTGVVTKAHDTTFAHEFGHAMGLYHTFQNGRYDAVPADSDFCPPTTGVCADDDDKVCDTERSGSGYYAWPVPNNSAINSCTGANYQGVQYNMMNYSNSVAQKFTAGQGQRINDSFMLFRSSLTTSKAGTALPATPAPSVVPTVGCVPPSVQNPGNYLVGPVSVKLGQIDNASPGYWAAHPYYYVDYTTKACTMKIYTPLVVNQPQTINVGIFGNPQFVRVWLDYNNNGTFEANELVASGDDVAIGADGNGTFTGTFTPPSTATLNTPLRMRVIADAESPSSYAPCGQLGYGQAEDYSVMLVNNLATSEVKADNNDLAIYPNPVATGDKVFIKAKNGKNLKVSISDMSGRLVASPSVTEEGNGVYKVNQQLEKGVYMVQISNGKDTKTSKLIIK; from the coding sequence ATGAAGAAAACTTTCCTTTATGGAGCAATGCTATGTTCGCTTTCATTAGTTGCACAGCAGCAACAGCAGCAGAAAATCTGCGGCTTTGAACAGGAGTTACAATTACAGGACAGAACAATGCCTGGAATAAGACAGATGTTTGATAAAATTATCGGAAATATCCAGGCTGAAAGACAGGCAAACCCTTTATCAGCTGCTAAAGGTATGGTAAATGGTGTTTACGAAATTCCGGTTGTGGTTCACGTTATAGAAGGGAATAATCCTTCATTTACAAGAACAGATGCCCAGATTCAGCAATGGCTGGAAAATGCCAATCAGATGTATGCGGGAACATATCCATGGCCGGCTAATGGACTGCCTGCAGATTTCGGGACATCAGCTGTATTTCCTATTAAGCTGGTTTTAGCCAAAAGAGATCCGAACTGTAGCGCTACAACAGGTATTGTAAGATATAACGGGAGTACACTGAGCGGCTATAATACATCCGGGATGGCTTACCAAACGACAAACGGTGCTTCCAGAGCTGCTATTAAAGGTTTGGCTCCGCACTGGCCGGAAGCTTCTTATTTTAATATCTATGTCATCACTACATTTGACGGAAGTACCACTCCTAACTCTGGTTTGATGGGATTCGCAGCATTTCCGAATAACCTTGACGCCAACTACGAGTCATTCATGAAAACCGGGGTGGTAACCAAAGCCCACGATACAACATTTGCACATGAATTTGGGCATGCGATGGGGTTATACCATACTTTCCAGAATGGAAGATATGATGCTGTTCCTGCAGATTCAGATTTTTGTCCGCCTACGACAGGTGTATGTGCCGATGACGATGATAAGGTTTGTGATACTGAAAGATCAGGAAGCGGTTACTACGCATGGCCTGTTCCTAATAATTCAGCTATCAACTCATGTACCGGTGCAAACTACCAGGGGGTACAATATAATATGATGAATTACTCCAATTCTGTTGCTCAGAAGTTTACTGCCGGGCAAGGACAGAGAATTAATGACTCATTCATGTTGTTCAGAAGCAGTCTTACAACCTCAAAAGCGGGTACAGCTTTACCTGCAACTCCAGCGCCGTCTGTTGTTCCTACTGTAGGTTGTGTACCTCCAAGCGTACAAAATCCCGGAAACTATTTAGTAGGTCCTGTTTCTGTTAAATTAGGGCAAATAGATAACGCATCTCCCGGATATTGGGCTGCGCATCCATATTACTATGTAGATTATACAACAAAGGCTTGTACAATGAAAATATATACTCCATTAGTAGTTAACCAACCACAGACTATTAATGTCGGAATTTTTGGAAACCCACAGTTTGTACGTGTTTGGTTAGATTATAATAACAACGGAACTTTTGAAGCAAATGAATTAGTAGCTTCTGGTGATGATGTGGCAATTGGTGCAGATGGTAACGGAACCTTTACCGGAACCTTTACACCTCCGTCTACAGCAACATTGAATACTCCGTTAAGAATGAGAGTTATTGCTGATGCTGAATCACCAAGTTCATACGCACCATGCGGGCAACTTGGATACGGGCAGGCAGAGGACTATTCTGTAATGTTGGTAAACAACCTTGCTACAAGCGAAGTTAAGGCAGACAATAACGATCTTGCTATCTATCCTAATCCGGTGGCAACAGGCGATAAAGTATTTATTAAAGCTAAAAATGGTAAAAACCTGAAAGTTTCTATTTCCGATATGTCAGGCAGGCTGGTAGCAAGCCCGTCTGTAACTGAAGAAGGAAACGGAGTTTATAAAGTAAACCAACAGCTTGAAAAAGGAGTCTACATGGTTCAGATTTCCAACGGAAAAGACACTAAGACCTCTAAACTGATCATTAAATAA
- a CDS encoding KTSC domain-containing protein, whose product MPSSVVNSYIYTPETEILRIIYQSGAVYDYLKVPASIAEKFREARSKGRFLNSVIKPRFKYIKIS is encoded by the coding sequence ATGCCATCAAGTGTTGTGAACAGCTATATTTATACCCCCGAGACTGAGATATTAAGGATTATCTATCAGTCCGGAGCTGTTTATGATTATCTTAAGGTGCCGGCATCAATAGCTGAAAAATTCAGGGAAGCCAGATCAAAAGGGAGATTCCTGAACAGTGTCATCAAACCCAGATTTAAATATATTAAAATAAGCTGA
- a CDS encoding T9SS type A sorting domain-containing protein produces the protein MKILYLLIIAFGSSMAAQTITFNGCHNLFDNQNFIFNKTGVDSYNKGIYITTPIDGQPCGGLGTCEFKIQWNNTLTRWEFLADEGNGTFASPLLIYYNSTGNTGSQRPPSNTFGTWVENTAVTTGQCGGNLTGSNSTMTGDVHSSSLATSEVTKSKIQIFPNPVSDVIRISGIDNGQKIQIYNADGQLVRSEKFDQKINVSLLSTGVYVLKIIIENLESYEFKFVKK, from the coding sequence ATGAAAATTCTCTACTTGTTAATCATAGCATTTGGGAGTTCAATGGCGGCACAGACCATTACTTTCAACGGATGTCATAATTTGTTTGATAACCAGAATTTTATATTCAACAAAACCGGAGTGGATTCATACAATAAAGGCATCTATATTACCACACCGATTGATGGCCAGCCTTGCGGAGGGCTGGGAACCTGTGAATTTAAAATCCAGTGGAACAATACCCTTACGAGATGGGAATTTCTTGCTGATGAAGGAAACGGAACTTTTGCCAGTCCTTTGCTGATTTATTATAATTCAACAGGGAATACCGGCAGCCAGAGACCACCGAGCAACACATTCGGAACATGGGTAGAAAATACAGCAGTAACCACCGGACAATGCGGAGGAAACCTTACAGGCAGCAATTCTACCATGACAGGGGACGTACACAGCTCTTCGCTGGCAACATCCGAAGTTACAAAATCTAAAATCCAGATTTTCCCGAATCCTGTTTCAGATGTAATCCGTATTTCCGGAATTGATAACGGACAGAAGATACAAATTTATAATGCAGACGGACAGCTGGTAAGATCTGAAAAATTCGATCAAAAGATCAATGTTTCTCTTCTTTCTACCGGAGTTTATGTTCTGAAAATTATTATCGAGAATTTGGAATCTTATGAGTTTAAATTTGTGAAAAAATAA
- a CDS encoding phage tail protein produces the protein MKNLILACTLLIGSAFTNTLKAQSEPFLGQIAFVPYNRAPNGWADCNGQLLPIAQNQALFSLLGTTYGGNGTTNFALPDMRGRVLVSQGQGPGISQNYLIGEIGGSETVTLTQQQMPIHSHTVNAVTAEGNQNTPTGNLPADTKLLDKEYSDTNANTTMKATMINPAGGSQPHENRPPFVTMRCIIALQGIYPSFN, from the coding sequence ATGAAAAATTTAATTTTAGCATGTACACTGCTTATCGGAAGTGCATTTACCAATACTTTAAAAGCACAGTCAGAACCTTTCCTGGGACAGATTGCCTTTGTGCCCTACAACAGAGCGCCAAACGGATGGGCAGACTGTAACGGACAGCTCTTGCCTATAGCTCAGAACCAGGCGCTTTTCTCTTTACTGGGAACCACCTACGGAGGAAACGGAACAACTAATTTTGCATTACCAGACATGAGAGGAAGAGTTTTAGTTTCTCAGGGACAGGGGCCGGGCATTTCGCAGAATTATTTAATAGGGGAAATTGGTGGCAGCGAAACCGTTACACTGACCCAGCAACAGATGCCTATTCATAGTCATACCGTCAATGCTGTAACCGCAGAAGGCAATCAGAATACACCTACAGGTAATCTTCCTGCAGATACAAAGCTTCTAGACAAAGAATATTCTGATACGAACGCCAATACAACAATGAAAGCTACGATGATCAATCCGGCAGGAGGATCCCAGCCACATGAAAACAGACCTCCGTTTGTTACAATGAGATGCATTATAGCTTTACAGGGAATTTATCCATCTTTTAATTAA
- a CDS encoding AAA family ATPase — MIIDKEEIRKKKKKLDDCKIFLKKEFIGIDKIIDDLMEYIQIWYLMPEILTRPVVINLWGMTGVGKTDLVRKTVRFLEFQNRFVEIELSNSDETSWSKSVSDIFQSNRLNDEKPSIVLFDEIQRFNTIDPDGTPVPQTKFTDFWELLSDGKLSKRERDDLEHYLFSYLLRKKENERRKKNGETEMDENPYLNLWDAKELKKYLSMEDDVMSIIDMKEEDMIKLILKKQKEKKIYEPVDYSKMLIIISGNLDEAFQMSRETSEADIDANIYHAFTKKITVVDIKNALSRKFRPEQVARFGNIHLIYFSLKTEDFQQLIQREINNLKTKTKSKFGISIKINKNINELIYRNGVFPVQGVRPVFSSVVDILDTNLSKFLFEAIINDDKSIEIDYPVNQKTITGKIGKRIIEIPYTGRIDSIRQSNQLDAVANISVHECGHAVSYMLYTGYAPLQLKSKVASSYAAGFTFPHQIHDTKESLLDKIKIYLAGGIAEEIVFGENNASIGRSHDREQATMLASDYIRKYGFDEEYQAAYNLEEYAHRMQHDITDKKIEKLIQDLAKKTREDLILHLDLLKDMSVELSKKGSMLPKEIYLTAKKHQLEVTIKEEGYLHIAEYHKILGQ, encoded by the coding sequence ATGATTATTGATAAAGAAGAAATCCGGAAGAAAAAGAAAAAACTGGACGACTGCAAAATATTCCTTAAAAAAGAATTCATCGGAATTGATAAGATTATTGATGATTTAATGGAATACATCCAGATCTGGTATCTGATGCCTGAAATCCTGACCCGTCCCGTAGTAATCAATCTATGGGGAATGACTGGTGTAGGGAAAACAGATCTTGTAAGAAAAACAGTCCGGTTCCTGGAATTTCAAAACCGTTTTGTAGAGATAGAGCTTAGCAACAGCGACGAAACCTCATGGAGCAAAAGCGTTTCCGATATTTTCCAGAGCAATCGCCTCAATGATGAAAAGCCAAGCATAGTGCTTTTTGACGAAATCCAGCGGTTCAATACGATTGATCCTGACGGCACTCCGGTACCTCAGACAAAGTTTACTGATTTCTGGGAACTTTTAAGCGATGGTAAATTGAGTAAAAGAGAACGTGATGATCTTGAGCATTACCTGTTCTCTTATCTTTTGCGCAAAAAAGAAAATGAACGGCGTAAAAAAAACGGCGAAACGGAAATGGATGAAAATCCTTACCTTAACCTTTGGGATGCCAAAGAACTGAAAAAGTACCTCAGCATGGAAGATGACGTGATGAGCATCATCGATATGAAGGAAGAGGATATGATCAAGCTGATCCTAAAGAAGCAGAAAGAAAAGAAGATCTATGAGCCTGTAGATTATAGCAAAATGCTGATCATCATCAGTGGAAATCTGGACGAAGCTTTCCAGATGTCCCGCGAAACCAGTGAGGCAGACATAGATGCCAATATTTACCATGCATTCACAAAGAAAATAACTGTTGTTGATATAAAAAATGCACTGTCAAGGAAATTCCGCCCGGAGCAGGTAGCCCGGTTTGGAAATATTCATTTGATTTATTTTTCATTAAAAACAGAGGATTTCCAGCAGCTCATCCAAAGAGAGATCAACAATCTTAAAACCAAGACAAAATCAAAATTTGGCATTAGCATAAAAATCAATAAAAATATTAATGAGCTGATTTACAGAAACGGCGTTTTCCCTGTACAGGGTGTACGTCCTGTATTTAGCAGTGTGGTAGATATTCTTGACACAAACCTCAGCAAGTTTCTGTTTGAAGCCATCATCAATGACGATAAAAGCATTGAAATAGATTATCCGGTAAACCAGAAAACCATTACCGGGAAAATAGGAAAACGTATCATTGAGATTCCTTACACCGGAAGAATCGACAGTATCCGCCAGTCTAACCAGCTTGATGCAGTAGCCAACATCAGTGTCCATGAATGCGGACATGCCGTTTCTTATATGCTTTATACAGGTTATGCACCCTTACAGCTAAAAAGTAAGGTCGCCAGCAGCTATGCAGCAGGATTTACCTTTCCGCATCAGATTCATGATACCAAGGAAAGCCTTCTCGACAAAATTAAAATTTATCTTGCTGGTGGTATCGCTGAAGAAATTGTGTTTGGAGAAAACAATGCAAGCATAGGAAGAAGCCATGACAGGGAACAGGCGACCATGCTTGCCTCCGATTATATAAGGAAATACGGATTTGATGAAGAATATCAGGCAGCCTACAACCTGGAAGAATACGCACACCGGATGCAGCATGATATTACAGATAAAAAGATTGAAAAGCTGATACAGGATCTTGCCAAAAAGACAAGGGAAGACCTGATCCTTCATTTAGACCTTCTGAAAGACATGAGTGTAGAACTCAGCAAAAAAGGAAGTATGCTGCCTAAAGAGATTTACCTGACAGCCAAAAAACATCAGTTGGAAGTAACTATTAAAGAGGAAGGATACCTGCATATTGCAGAATATCATAAAATACTCGGACAATAG
- a CDS encoding DUF4407 domain-containing protein produces MKTNQQTINQTNHKINWFQKFLMVCSGGNIHILRKTPSEWNKFSGIGGIVLFTAVFATLSAGYAMYTVFDNIWTSIGFGILWGLMIFNLDRYIVSSIKKTGTWWNQILMSIPRLILATFLGIIISKPLELKIFEKEVNKQLNTIIQRNKKQLQGEMNGRILQQSGPFEAEKKQIAEKTVQYQKAYDSAAVELEKEILGKQSGLTSGKEGYGPNAKRKQELKEQRRKDLEDFQKQNAPRLEYLDKEISKVYTNLETERKSSDTFEDKFNGFAARLQALDELGKNSAIIGLAAAFIMGLFICLEISPVLVKLISHVGPYDYLLEKTENDFRLYSKEKIEKGNALTDFRIDDFKDNLKK; encoded by the coding sequence ATGAAAACAAACCAACAAACTATAAATCAAACGAATCACAAAATAAACTGGTTCCAGAAATTTCTGATGGTATGCTCCGGAGGAAATATTCATATTTTAAGAAAGACCCCGAGTGAGTGGAATAAATTTTCAGGAATCGGAGGAATTGTATTATTTACCGCTGTATTCGCTACCCTTTCTGCAGGGTATGCCATGTATACCGTGTTTGATAATATTTGGACTTCTATAGGATTCGGAATCCTGTGGGGACTGATGATCTTTAACCTTGACCGTTACATTGTTTCTTCTATTAAAAAAACAGGAACATGGTGGAATCAGATTTTAATGTCTATTCCCCGTCTGATTTTAGCAACGTTCTTGGGAATTATTATTTCTAAGCCACTTGAGCTTAAAATTTTCGAAAAGGAGGTCAACAAGCAGCTTAATACTATCATCCAAAGAAACAAGAAGCAGCTTCAGGGAGAAATGAACGGTAGAATTTTGCAACAAAGTGGCCCATTTGAAGCTGAAAAGAAACAGATTGCCGAAAAAACAGTTCAGTATCAAAAAGCTTACGACTCGGCAGCTGTGGAACTTGAAAAGGAAATTCTTGGGAAACAGTCCGGGCTTACCAGCGGGAAAGAAGGTTATGGTCCGAATGCAAAACGTAAGCAGGAACTGAAGGAACAACGCCGTAAAGATCTTGAGGATTTCCAGAAACAAAATGCTCCCAGACTGGAATATTTAGATAAAGAAATCTCCAAAGTTTATACTAATCTTGAAACAGAAAGAAAGTCTTCAGATACCTTTGAAGATAAATTCAATGGTTTTGCAGCAAGGCTTCAGGCTTTGGATGAACTAGGCAAAAATTCAGCAATTATAGGACTGGCAGCAGCTTTTATCATGGGACTGTTTATCTGTCTGGAAATCTCCCCTGTTTTGGTAAAATTAATTTCTCATGTTGGGCCTTATGACTACCTGTTAGAAAAAACAGAAAATGATTTCAGGCTCTATTCTAAAGAAAAAATTGAAAAAGGAAATGCCCTGACAGATTTCAGGATTGATGATTTTAAGGATAATTTAAAAAAATAG